From the Lathyrus oleraceus cultivar Zhongwan6 chromosome 4, CAAS_Psat_ZW6_1.0, whole genome shotgun sequence genome, one window contains:
- the LOC127074073 gene encoding glucuronoxylan 4-O-methyltransferase 1, whose amino-acid sequence MPPDILYFRPLVQFSHPLITQAQPNPPSIFHKYQKVTKEMNLTKKKLIPILVLFLSIISVLRILSLTLKTHSSSASPPFSYTNESSLHPRVSHNITTSFNEKEFKVLTDLIAFKSPCNLLIFGFQPQFLILSSMNEAGSTVFLDNNHDITAKRKVTTTNYNNTQMHNFSYNVPTKEAYKLLKHARNNPVCAPDPRYLQTSKCNLALKNLPAIVYEKNWDVILVDGPSGDSTESPGRMASIYTAGVLARGGNVSDVIVHDVNRMVEKWFSWEFLCDENLVYSKGKLWHFRIRGGLNSTTFCSVTDRIST is encoded by the coding sequence ATGCCACCTGATATTCTTTATTTTCGTCCTCTTGTTCAATTTTCACACCCTCTCATAACTCAAGCACAGCCAAATCCACCTTCTATATTTCACAAATACCAAAAAGTAACAAAAGAGATGAATCTCACAAAAAAGAAACTCATCCCTATCCTTGTTTTGTTCCTCTCAATCATATCAGTCCTCAGAATTCTTAGCCTCACTCTCAAAACTCATTCATCTTCTGCTTCTCCACCTTTTTCCTATACAAATGAATCATCATTGCATCCAAGAGTATCTCACAACATCACAACCTCCTTCAATGAGAAAGAATTCAAAGTTTTAACAGATCTAATTGCTTTTAAATCTCCATGCAACCTTCTCATATTTGGTTTTCAACCTCAGTTCCTCATTCTTTCATCGATGAACGAAGCCGGTAGCACTGTCTTTCTCGACAATAACCACGACATAACAGCAAAAAGAAAGGTAACAACAACAAACTACAACAACACTCAAATGCACAATTTCAGTTACAATGTGCCAACAAAAGAAGCTTATAAACTACTCAAACATGCGAGAAACAATCCAGTATGTGCACCAGACCCAAGATACCTACAAACATCAAAATGCAACCTTGCATTGAAAAATTTGCCTGCAATAGTGTATGAGAAGAATTGGGATGTCATACTTGTGGATGGACCGAGCGGCGATTCAACCGAGTCACCGGGGAGAATGGCATCCATTTACACTGCTGGTGTACTTGCTAGAGGTGGTAATGTTTCAGATGTAATAGTACATGATGTAAATAGAATGGTAGAAAAATGGTTTTCTTGGGAGTTTCTTTGTGATGAGAATTTGGTGTATTCTAAAGGGAAGTTATGGCATTTCAGAATTAGAGGTGGTTTGAATTCCACTACATTTTGCTCTGTGACAGACAGGATAAGTACATAA